The following are from one region of the Treponema denticola genome:
- a CDS encoding Fic family protein, which produces MRRFNYSEIKNQKWDSGTMGLIAAIYKEAGKQEMYLKQRPKELERLVEIAKIQSTEASNAIEGIVTTSTRIKQLVKEKTTPKNRDEQEIAGYRDVLNIIHESLDAIPLSQNSILQLHKILYSHMNNPMAGRIKTVQNYISVTYSDNHTEMLFTPLAPFETPEALDKICEEYNRVIGNMEVEPLIAIPVFIHDFLCIHPFNDGNGRMSRLLTTLLLYRNGFYVGKYISLEAKIAKNKDLYYDALGRAQIGWHEGKEDVVPFIKYLLGTVLAAYRDFADRFALVEIKLPALETVRRAALNKIGRFTKQDIRELCPSLSISSIEGGLRKLVSAGELKKEGSGKNICYYRLK; this is translated from the coding sequence ATGAGACGATTTAATTACTCTGAAATCAAAAATCAAAAGTGGGATTCCGGCACCATGGGTCTGATTGCTGCAATATATAAAGAAGCCGGAAAACAGGAAATGTACTTGAAACAACGTCCGAAAGAATTAGAGAGACTGGTCGAGATTGCAAAGATACAAAGTACAGAGGCATCGAATGCAATTGAAGGTATTGTAACAACAAGTACCCGTATCAAGCAGTTGGTGAAAGAGAAAACAACACCTAAAAATCGTGATGAGCAAGAAATTGCGGGTTACCGTGATGTATTAAATATAATCCACGAAAGTCTTGATGCGATTCCTCTTTCCCAAAACTCTATTCTGCAGCTCCATAAGATTCTGTATAGTCATATGAACAATCCGATGGCAGGCAGAATAAAAACTGTACAGAACTATATCAGTGTTACATATTCGGATAATCATACGGAAATGTTATTTACGCCGCTTGCTCCCTTTGAGACACCGGAGGCATTGGATAAAATTTGTGAAGAATATAACCGAGTAATTGGAAATATGGAAGTGGAGCCCTTAATAGCAATTCCTGTTTTTATTCATGATTTTCTTTGTATACATCCTTTTAACGATGGTAACGGAAGAATGAGCCGTCTGCTGACAACTCTTCTGTTATACAGAAACGGCTTTTATGTAGGAAAATATATCTCTTTGGAAGCAAAAATTGCAAAAAACAAGGATTTATATTATGATGCACTTGGTAGGGCTCAGATTGGTTGGCATGAAGGCAAAGAAGATGTTGTTCCTTTTATCAAATACTTGCTTGGAACGGTTCTTGCGGCCTATAGAGATTTTGCAGACCGCTTCGCTTTAGTAGAAATAAAACTTCCTGCTCTTGAAACTGTAAGACGTGCCGCTCTAAATAAGATTGGCCGATTTACTAAGCAGGATATTCGTGAGCTTTGTCCTTCACTGAGTATAAGTTCTATCGAGGGAGGGCTCAGAAAATTAGTATCAGCCGGTGAATTGAAAAAAGAAGGCTCAGGAAAAAACATTTGTTATTATAGATTAAAGTAA
- a CDS encoding PTS sugar transporter subunit IIA, with product MEFKDALKPDSVDLKDVITPETINLHLKGTTKEAIIDELLDTLVKAGKVKDRVATKACVLDRERKMSTGMKHGIAIPHGKTDSVSDLVACIGIADNPVDFDSLDQEPARIFIMTLSPLDKTGPHLQFLAQISLLFKSAEKREELLRATNEQAVIKLLMESDEE from the coding sequence ATGGAATTTAAAGATGCATTGAAACCCGATTCTGTAGATTTAAAGGATGTTATAACTCCTGAAACCATTAATCTGCACTTAAAAGGGACTACAAAAGAAGCTATTATTGATGAGTTACTTGATACGCTTGTAAAAGCCGGAAAAGTAAAGGATAGGGTTGCTACAAAGGCTTGCGTTTTAGATAGAGAACGCAAGATGTCTACAGGTATGAAGCATGGCATAGCCATACCTCATGGAAAGACGGACTCTGTAAGTGATCTCGTTGCCTGTATAGGCATTGCAGATAATCCGGTAGACTTCGATTCTTTGGATCAAGAACCGGCCAGAATATTTATTATGACTCTTTCCCCTCTGGATAAGACAGGCCCCCACTTGCAGTTTCTTGCACAGATAAGTTTATTATTCAAAAGTGCAGAAAAAAGAGAAGAACTTCTAAGGGCTACAAACGAACAAGCCGTCATCAAGCTTTTAATGGAAAGCGACGAAGAGTAA
- the fliQ gene encoding flagellar biosynthesis protein FliQ, with protein MTTGTIVTLMREGIGIILMLSAPILVAALLVGLIVAIFQATTSIQEQTLTFVPKILTILGMIALLATWMITVLREYFVSLMNLIPQLVR; from the coding sequence ATGACTACAGGTACTATAGTTACTTTAATGCGTGAAGGTATAGGTATCATACTGATGCTTTCGGCACCCATCTTAGTTGCAGCTCTTTTAGTAGGCTTAATTGTTGCAATCTTTCAGGCGACTACCTCTATACAGGAACAGACGCTGACCTTTGTTCCTAAAATTTTAACTATTTTAGGAATGATTGCTCTTTTGGCAACTTGGATGATTACGGTGTTAAGGGAATATTTTGTTTCTTTAATGAATTTAATTCCGCAATTGGTAAGATAA
- a CDS encoding TrmH family RNA methyltransferase: protein MPEIFKLYNLPQKQRCRKILRILESAEVALVQNKADEFLDVFYLRSLLKIILDDLDSPSVLKVQNWIEDPQEKDKRKIINFVRYELYKKLDTTPAEWDLILPNSSADEIANFRRTFFEGVYVYAEDIRTPFNIGSIFRTAESFGVEKVFLSHDCVSPESPKAKRTAMGCTEYLPWERADLESLPDLPLIVLETGGTDISKFDFPKKGIVVIGSEELGVSPEAVKKAQGRVITIPMYGIKASINVSVAFGICMQKWCESLTAD from the coding sequence ATGCCTGAAATTTTTAAGCTTTATAATTTACCACAAAAACAAAGATGCCGTAAAATATTGAGGATATTGGAATCAGCTGAAGTTGCTCTTGTTCAAAATAAGGCAGACGAATTTTTGGATGTCTTTTATCTGCGTTCTCTTTTAAAAATTATTTTAGACGATTTGGATTCCCCCTCTGTCTTAAAAGTTCAAAATTGGATTGAAGACCCTCAAGAAAAAGATAAAAGAAAGATTATCAATTTTGTCAGGTACGAGCTTTATAAAAAACTTGATACAACACCTGCCGAGTGGGATTTGATTTTGCCTAACTCCTCTGCCGATGAAATTGCAAATTTCAGGCGGACTTTTTTTGAAGGGGTTTATGTCTATGCCGAAGATATCCGCACGCCTTTTAACATAGGCTCGATTTTTAGAACGGCAGAATCTTTCGGGGTAGAAAAAGTTTTTTTGTCTCATGATTGTGTTTCCCCTGAAAGTCCCAAGGCTAAAAGAACGGCGATGGGATGTACCGAATATCTCCCGTGGGAGAGGGCCGATCTTGAGAGCCTTCCCGATCTTCCGCTGATTGTACTTGAAACGGGCGGTACCGATATTTCAAAGTTCGATTTCCCCAAAAAAGGAATTGTCGTTATCGGCTCGGAGGAATTGGGGGTCAGCCCCGAAGCCGTAAAAAAAGCCCAAGGACGGGTTATCACAATTCCTATGTACGGAATAAAGGCCTCGATAAACGTAAGCGTTGCCTTCGGTATCTGTATGCAAAAATGGTGTGAGTCTCTTACAGCCGATTAA
- the flhA gene encoding flagellar biosynthesis protein FlhA, translated as MAENRFFKEVPNALVAIGAIMVIFVIIIPLPTALLDFFMALNLIFSLIILLIVLFVDKPTEFTVFPSLLLVSTIFGLALNVSSTRLILTYGEKFNGKMIAAFSQFVIGSTGNQGLVIGFVVFIILIAVQAFVITKGATRIAEVAARFALDFMNTRSMSIEAEYNAGIITDAEARKKKEELQRSTDFYGAMDGASKFVSGNVKIGIFITVLNIVAGLIVGIVFRQEEFTKAMQMYTRFTIGDGLLAQLPSLFISVATGLVVTRSASTGSFGKDITDQFARNSTVYYIAAITLTVMAVLPGFPSIILILIALSLAFLGWRLQTTKVTRAQKEQAAKEAQAASEKAAKTETDDTKAVSPYDDLSLQFGYGLIPLVDEKRGSDLVPRVKRIRKEIALETGLVMPVIRMMDAMNLPPDEYCITIQGAEVARSKIRMGAYLAVNPGNVQDEIPGEPTLDPAFGLPAIWISESNQAAAERAGYTVIDPPSIIATHLTQVIKTHADDILSRQMVSNILDSAKKLNPIVVEEIQSNDKLTLGDLQTVFKCLLRENVSIRNTTAILETISDYRRITGDMYLIAEKVRQRLGRQIVQQYLGEDKALRAFMVDSAFFQTVLASRIDTLTGPQPAIDTESKKAWLRAVQNAYNNFNAQFVGIAVILVPEEGRLLIKRLLEYEMPMVPVLSVPEIPKDVSVIGMGNITPEIQ; from the coding sequence ATGGCCGAAAACAGATTTTTTAAAGAAGTACCGAATGCCTTGGTAGCTATTGGAGCTATCATGGTAATATTTGTGATTATTATTCCTCTGCCTACAGCTCTTTTGGACTTTTTTATGGCACTGAATCTTATATTCAGTTTGATAATATTGCTCATAGTCTTATTTGTAGATAAGCCTACGGAGTTTACGGTTTTTCCTTCACTGCTTTTAGTCTCCACCATATTCGGCCTTGCCCTAAACGTTTCATCTACAAGGCTTATTCTAACATATGGAGAAAAATTTAACGGAAAGATGATCGCAGCCTTCAGTCAATTTGTTATCGGCTCTACAGGAAATCAAGGCTTGGTAATAGGTTTTGTAGTTTTTATCATTTTGATTGCCGTTCAAGCCTTTGTAATCACAAAGGGAGCAACAAGAATTGCCGAGGTTGCAGCCCGTTTTGCCTTAGACTTTATGAATACCAGAAGTATGTCTATAGAGGCAGAGTACAATGCCGGTATTATCACGGATGCCGAAGCCCGAAAGAAAAAGGAAGAATTACAAAGGTCTACAGACTTTTACGGAGCTATGGATGGTGCGAGTAAATTCGTTTCGGGAAACGTAAAAATAGGAATCTTTATAACGGTTTTAAATATTGTAGCCGGCTTAATCGTCGGTATAGTATTTAGACAAGAAGAATTCACTAAAGCTATGCAGATGTACACAAGGTTTACAATAGGGGACGGACTTTTAGCTCAGCTTCCTTCTCTTTTTATATCGGTTGCAACAGGTCTTGTAGTAACCCGCTCAGCTTCAACGGGCTCTTTCGGAAAAGACATCACGGACCAATTTGCACGCAATTCGACTGTTTATTACATAGCAGCTATTACCTTGACTGTGATGGCAGTTTTACCCGGTTTCCCGTCAATAATCTTAATACTCATTGCATTAAGCCTTGCTTTTTTAGGCTGGAGGCTGCAGACAACAAAGGTAACAAGGGCTCAAAAAGAACAGGCTGCAAAAGAAGCCCAAGCCGCATCGGAAAAAGCGGCAAAAACTGAAACCGACGATACCAAGGCTGTAAGCCCATACGACGATCTATCCTTACAATTCGGATACGGCCTTATTCCCTTGGTCGATGAAAAAAGAGGCTCAGACCTCGTTCCGCGAGTTAAACGCATAAGAAAAGAAATAGCTCTCGAAACGGGTCTTGTAATGCCGGTTATCAGAATGATGGATGCCATGAACCTCCCTCCCGATGAATATTGTATTACGATACAGGGGGCCGAGGTAGCGAGATCAAAGATAAGAATGGGTGCATACCTCGCAGTAAACCCTGGAAATGTTCAAGATGAAATCCCCGGCGAACCTACCTTAGATCCGGCCTTCGGTCTTCCGGCTATTTGGATTTCCGAATCAAACCAAGCAGCCGCAGAAAGGGCAGGATATACGGTTATAGACCCTCCCTCCATCATAGCAACTCATTTAACGCAGGTTATAAAAACACATGCGGATGACATCCTTTCAAGACAGATGGTAAGCAACATCTTGGATTCCGCAAAAAAATTAAACCCAATCGTCGTCGAAGAAATTCAGTCAAACGATAAGCTGACATTGGGAGACTTGCAAACGGTCTTTAAGTGTCTCCTTAGGGAAAATGTCTCCATACGAAACACCACGGCCATTCTTGAAACCATATCAGACTATAGGCGCATAACAGGGGACATGTATCTAATAGCCGAAAAAGTCAGACAAAGGTTAGGCAGACAAATTGTTCAGCAATATCTGGGAGAAGACAAGGCCTTGAGGGCTTTTATGGTAGATTCAGCCTTTTTCCAAACCGTTTTGGCAAGCCGCATAGATACCCTGACCGGCCCTCAACCTGCAATCGACACTGAATCGAAAAAAGCATGGCTTCGAGCCGTTCAAAATGCATACAACAACTTTAATGCTCAATTTGTAGGCATCGCAGTTATCCTCGTTCCCGAAGAAGGCAGACTTTTGATAAAGCGGCTTCTTGAATACGAAATGCCCATGGTTCCGGTCTTATCCGTCCCTGAGATTCCAAAGGATGTTTCGGTCATCGGTATGGGAAACATCACCCCGGAAATTCAATAA
- a CDS encoding iron-containing alcohol dehydrogenase — protein sequence MADFVFKLSSKVILGNYSLARIGEEVVKFGNNFMFVVDPFFEDMGLVDKVRKSLEEKNISLFVFNGFEQTADSEVIERALSLARGAHIRGVIACGDMTACAIGRAIAALYNEDKPVYRYIEGEPITAESLPLIQVPTTCCDPFLFGNSSFIVDSRNRTVNLLKIKEDLCDLVIFDSNTYAGLAPNAMTSMIFAGLCSTFEAYVSTRGSFFSETILGKAVEIFLISLDPQHEKLVGMPREELVAQAACLSAIGIAASAPGLGTAIALAAGGRYRISKSLIATILLPHVINDAISSSLSKTVAVARMLGETMLEGGDAAEVAKRGVEEIRRRLAEANLPIRLKDIDLTIESLVPVAEDAARLSFMNYSPRPLANHDIFEIIKQAF from the coding sequence ATGGCAGATTTTGTATTTAAACTTTCATCAAAGGTTATTTTAGGTAACTATTCTCTTGCCCGCATCGGTGAAGAAGTCGTAAAATTCGGGAATAATTTTATGTTTGTGGTTGACCCTTTTTTTGAAGATATGGGTTTAGTCGATAAGGTTCGAAAATCTCTTGAAGAAAAAAATATCTCCCTTTTTGTGTTTAACGGTTTTGAGCAGACCGCCGATTCTGAGGTTATAGAAAGAGCTCTTTCATTAGCCAGAGGAGCCCATATAAGAGGCGTAATTGCCTGCGGAGATATGACTGCATGTGCCATAGGGAGGGCTATTGCCGCTCTTTATAATGAGGATAAACCCGTATACAGATATATTGAAGGAGAACCTATCACGGCAGAGTCCTTACCTCTTATTCAAGTTCCTACGACATGCTGTGATCCGTTTTTATTTGGGAATTCCAGTTTTATTGTAGATTCCAGAAATAGAACCGTAAACCTATTAAAGATAAAAGAAGATTTATGCGACCTTGTAATTTTTGATTCAAATACATATGCAGGTCTTGCGCCCAATGCAATGACTTCAATGATTTTTGCAGGTTTATGTTCTACCTTTGAAGCCTATGTTTCGACAAGGGGAAGCTTTTTTTCGGAAACTATCTTGGGAAAAGCTGTGGAAATATTTTTAATTTCCCTTGATCCTCAGCATGAAAAACTTGTCGGAATGCCCAGAGAAGAACTTGTGGCTCAAGCTGCTTGTCTTTCCGCTATCGGAATTGCGGCTTCCGCACCCGGACTTGGAACAGCTATAGCTCTTGCTGCGGGAGGAAGATATAGAATTTCAAAATCCCTTATTGCGACGATTTTACTTCCTCATGTCATTAATGATGCGATTTCTTCAAGCCTTTCAAAGACCGTTGCCGTAGCGAGAATGTTGGGTGAAACCATGCTTGAAGGCGGAGATGCTGCCGAAGTTGCAAAACGCGGCGTTGAGGAAATTAGAAGAAGGCTTGCTGAAGCTAATTTGCCCATACGGTTAAAAGATATAGATTTAACTATCGAATCTCTTGTTCCTGTTGCAGAAGATGCCGCCCGCTTAAGTTTTATGAACTATAGCCCAAGGCCGCTTGCAAATCACGATATTTTTGAAATTATAAAACAGGCTTTCTAA
- the miaA gene encoding tRNA (adenosine(37)-N6)-dimethylallyltransferase MiaA, translating to MVPVLIFFGATASGKTSLASEIFSYKHSKDFSKEGGISALSACAEIISADSVQVYKHLHIGSASPSKEELEDLPHHLIAIKEPSEEFSAADFVKEADKLCPEIYRRGKLPVLMGGTAFFLKNFIYGLPVTPTADPKIREHFQKRAKEEGSGVLLEELKKIDPETADRLHIHDEYRIIRAHEVFAASGKPLSSFALPENPREKYEFFILSIERTRSLLYERIEKRVDAMFAAGLYDEVKKLYEMGYTSESPGLKAIGYREFFDENKRLKPESDLEEVSSLIKRNTKHYAKRQETFFKTIPDVHRYFIEDEAEISRLYNGICGFYKKLLK from the coding sequence GTGGTTCCCGTATTGATTTTTTTCGGAGCGACGGCTTCGGGAAAAACAAGCTTAGCTTCCGAAATATTTTCTTATAAACATTCAAAGGATTTCTCAAAAGAAGGGGGAATTTCGGCTCTTTCAGCTTGTGCAGAAATTATAAGCGCCGACTCGGTTCAGGTATATAAGCACCTGCATATCGGCTCAGCTTCTCCTTCCAAAGAGGAATTAGAAGACCTTCCCCATCACTTAATAGCCATAAAAGAGCCTTCCGAAGAATTTTCGGCAGCCGATTTTGTAAAAGAAGCAGATAAACTTTGCCCCGAAATATATAGGCGGGGAAAACTTCCGGTCTTGATGGGAGGCACGGCTTTTTTCTTAAAGAATTTTATATACGGCCTTCCCGTTACGCCCACAGCCGACCCTAAAATACGGGAGCATTTTCAAAAACGCGCAAAAGAAGAAGGGTCCGGCGTTCTTTTGGAAGAACTAAAAAAAATAGACCCCGAGACGGCAGATAGGCTTCATATTCATGACGAATACAGAATAATAAGAGCTCACGAAGTTTTTGCCGCCTCAGGGAAACCTTTAAGCTCTTTTGCCCTCCCCGAAAACCCAAGAGAAAAATACGAGTTTTTTATCTTAAGCATCGAAAGAACCCGCTCCCTTTTATATGAAAGAATCGAAAAGAGGGTCGACGCTATGTTTGCCGCGGGCCTATATGATGAAGTAAAAAAGCTTTATGAGATGGGCTATACAAGCGAAAGCCCCGGACTTAAAGCCATAGGCTACAGGGAATTTTTTGATGAAAATAAGCGTTTAAAACCCGAATCGGACTTAGAGGAGGTCTCGTCTCTTATAAAACGAAATACCAAACACTACGCCAAGCGTCAAGAAACCTTTTTTAAAACAATCCCCGATGTTCACCGTTATTTTATAGAAGATGAAGCTGAAATATCAAGGCTTTATAATGGTATTTGCGGGTTTTATAAAAAACTATTAAAATGA
- a CDS encoding DNA-directed RNA polymerase subunit omega encodes MIFPLKELIEFDDNIYEITCASTRRAYQLAKIQDPNVEKSGDKVVSAGAKQIFTGEVNYQIERHPEFN; translated from the coding sequence ATGATATTTCCATTAAAAGAACTCATCGAGTTTGATGACAATATTTACGAGATTACATGCGCATCGACAAGAAGGGCCTATCAGCTGGCTAAAATCCAAGATCCCAATGTCGAAAAAAGCGGAGACAAGGTTGTTTCAGCCGGAGCAAAGCAAATTTTTACCGGTGAAGTAAACTATCAAATAGAACGGCACCCCGAATTCAACTAA
- the fliR gene encoding flagellar biosynthetic protein FliR, with protein MQPFDFILSKEPIFLLAAVRIFAILMTSPLMSMRNVSRIAKVALAGLTAFMVTPYAYPNFGNLNAFSLEYLLLLLGEGLIGVLTGFFISILFSTFSTAGQFFSFQMGFGASGVFDALAQVENPLIGQYFNFIAVLIFLRINGFQRIFLGGIMKSIEHVNCFLFLERQKELSTYLLGAVGNLFLNAMIIALPVMGTLILIHITMGLLTKAAPQMNLLSEGFPITILTAFFILAIALPFFINTFEIILEKGFSDFWRLLDSLGGTK; from the coding sequence ATGCAGCCCTTCGATTTTATCCTAAGTAAAGAACCCATTTTTTTACTCGCAGCTGTCCGAATTTTTGCCATATTAATGACATCCCCTCTAATGTCTATGCGCAATGTTTCACGAATTGCAAAGGTTGCTCTTGCGGGCTTAACTGCATTTATGGTAACCCCCTATGCCTATCCCAACTTCGGAAATCTAAACGCCTTCAGTCTTGAGTATCTTCTTTTACTTCTTGGAGAAGGACTTATCGGTGTTTTAACCGGTTTTTTTATAAGCATTTTATTTTCTACCTTCAGCACGGCGGGACAGTTTTTTTCGTTCCAGATGGGCTTCGGGGCATCAGGAGTTTTTGATGCCCTAGCTCAAGTTGAAAATCCCCTCATAGGTCAATATTTTAACTTTATTGCAGTCCTTATCTTTTTACGCATAAACGGTTTCCAACGTATTTTTTTAGGCGGAATAATGAAGAGCATTGAGCATGTAAACTGCTTTTTGTTTTTAGAAAGGCAGAAGGAGCTTTCGACCTATCTTTTAGGAGCAGTTGGAAATCTTTTTTTAAACGCAATGATAATTGCACTACCGGTCATGGGAACCCTAATCTTAATTCACATAACAATGGGGCTTTTAACAAAGGCAGCCCCTCAGATGAACCTTTTATCGGAAGGCTTCCCCATTACTATTTTAACAGCCTTTTTTATTTTAGCCATTGCTCTGCCTTTTTTTATAAACACCTTTGAAATTATTTTGGAAAAAGGCTTTTCGGATTTTTGGCGGCTTTTAGACAGCTTAGGGGGTACTAAATGA
- the flhB gene encoding flagellar biosynthesis protein FlhB: MISGKSSILYQKYFSQEELLLNKTIGLQWFAAEDEGRTEDPTEYKIRKAREEGRVAKSQDLNAAMVVLLPVISLIIMGPYIFKSLMQVIAFFFERCTTEDVVNGTWFRIFVLYFFKTVFPITGVALISGVLGNIIQNRGFLFSTKPIQPDFKRVTPNFARFFKRALFSAEGLFNLAKSLFKVVIIGFIGYLVIKNNITKMIALLQSDFPNSIIFIAKTAAQILVYAAVALVLLSIPDYFFQKRQFSESLKMSKTEVTDEYKELEGDPMVKAQINRQMQAILQKTGIKNVPDADVVITNPTHYAVALQWKQGVMPAPMVISKGVDATAQNIKRIARENNIPTIENIPLARALYANVDLGQIIPSEYYKSLSIIFLKIYSMKEKEMLRKRWR, translated from the coding sequence ATGATATCAGGGAAATCGTCCATCCTTTACCAAAAATATTTTTCTCAAGAAGAGCTGCTCCTTAATAAAACGATAGGCTTGCAGTGGTTCGCTGCCGAAGATGAAGGCAGAACGGAAGACCCGACCGAATATAAGATACGCAAGGCCCGGGAAGAAGGAAGGGTTGCAAAAAGTCAGGACTTAAATGCTGCAATGGTTGTGCTGCTTCCCGTAATCAGCCTTATAATAATGGGGCCCTACATATTTAAATCTTTAATGCAGGTCATCGCCTTCTTTTTTGAACGCTGCACAACAGAAGATGTTGTAAACGGAACTTGGTTCAGGATTTTTGTTTTATATTTTTTTAAAACGGTTTTCCCGATAACGGGGGTAGCCCTAATTTCAGGAGTGTTGGGAAATATTATTCAAAACAGAGGCTTTTTATTTTCGACAAAACCTATTCAGCCCGATTTTAAAAGAGTTACACCCAATTTTGCGAGGTTCTTTAAAAGAGCTCTATTTTCTGCCGAGGGGCTTTTTAATTTAGCCAAATCGCTTTTTAAGGTTGTCATTATAGGCTTTATAGGATATCTTGTTATAAAAAACAATATTACAAAGATGATAGCCCTGCTTCAATCCGATTTTCCCAATTCGATAATTTTTATAGCAAAAACGGCGGCGCAAATATTGGTCTACGCCGCAGTCGCATTAGTTCTTTTAAGTATTCCCGACTACTTTTTTCAAAAACGGCAGTTTTCGGAATCTTTAAAAATGTCAAAAACGGAAGTAACAGATGAGTATAAAGAATTGGAAGGCGACCCGATGGTAAAGGCCCAAATAAACAGACAGATGCAGGCAATCTTGCAAAAAACCGGTATAAAAAACGTTCCGGATGCCGATGTCGTTATTACAAACCCTACCCATTATGCTGTCGCTCTTCAATGGAAACAAGGCGTTATGCCTGCTCCTATGGTTATATCGAAGGGAGTTGATGCAACAGCCCAAAACATAAAAAGAATTGCCCGGGAAAACAATATTCCTACGATTGAAAATATTCCCCTAGCCCGAGCCCTTTACGCTAACGTAGATTTAGGACAGATAATTCCAAGCGAGTATTATAAATCGCTTTCGATTATTTTCTTAAAAATTTACTCGATGAAAGAAAAAGAAATGTTAAGGAAAAGATGGAGGTAA